The Neoarius graeffei isolate fNeoGra1 chromosome 10, fNeoGra1.pri, whole genome shotgun sequence genome has a segment encoding these proteins:
- the LOC132892491 gene encoding zinc finger and SCAN domain-containing protein 12-like produces MGPHNDPEAFLALFEQAAEAWGWPVEQLAARLLPLLTGEAQLAVLQLPADSRLVYVDLRRAVLQRVGRTPEQQQQRFLALRLEEVGRPFAFGQQLRDACRRWLRADNHDAEIIDLVALEQFVARLPEGTVEWVQCHCPASLDQAIELAEDHMAAVPMAGQHVSPSPLSLSLPFCSSPSPHSPTAEEGAGSTPAGPPHPWCPTISYFRVCVFPPSGE; encoded by the coding sequence atgggcccgcacaacgaccccgaggccttcctcgctctctttgagcaggcagcagaggcgtggggttggccggtggaacagctcgCGGCTcgactcctccccctgctcacgggtgaggcgcagctggccgtgctacagctccccgccgacagccggctggtctacgtggacctccgcagggccgtcctccagcgcgtgggtcgcactccggagcagcagcagcagcgcttcctcgcgctgcgcctggaggaggtcggcaggccattcgcgtttggccagcaactccgggatgcctgccgccggtggttgagggccgacaaccacgacgcagagatcatcgatctggtggcactggagcagttcgtcgctcgacttccagagggaaccgtggagtgggtccagtgccattgcccggcgtcgctagatcaggccattgagctggcggaggaccatatggcggctgttccaatggcaggacagcatgtctccccttctcccctctccctctctctccccttctgttcctctccctcaccccattcccccaccgcggaggagggggctggctccaccccagctggcccgccgcacccatggtgtcctaccatttcctacttccgtgtctgtgtcttccccccctcaggtgagtga